In Oreochromis aureus strain Israel breed Guangdong linkage group 20, ZZ_aureus, whole genome shotgun sequence, the following are encoded in one genomic region:
- the c1qtnf12 gene encoding adipolin, with amino-acid sequence MWCGAMPLAVVAVVFWTQCVLLDGVDAKKERKRPKEPTPQHTETYNTTLSNSEEVGGTIKGSDHQRVDPLGSWMDFVKRPVGNFPGKCRKRKRPLPGPPGPPGPPGPQGPPGSPGAQVTQEVLLQEFKEMIKEATERRTAALDRQTSPSQLPTTILTLEGMTSYRRIEEAFHCKLKGPVVVDKKTLVELQNFQTPPAKGAFLRGSGMDQSTGRFTAPITGIYQFSANVHIDHNEVKRSKSQLKARDNVRVLICIESLCHRYTSLEMIVGLESNSKIFTVSVQGLLELQAGQYTSIFVDNAAGASITIQNGSDFMGMLLGV; translated from the exons ATGTGGTGTGGGGCTATGCCTCTGGCCGTAGTGGCTGTGGTGTTCTGGACCCAGTGTGTCCTTCTAGATGGAGTGGATGCCaagaaggagaggaagaggcCAAAGGAGCCCACTCCACAGCATACAGAGACGTACAACACAACTCTATCCAACAGCGAAGAAGTTGGTGGGACCATCAAG GGTTCTGATCACCAGAGGGTGGATCCACTGGGATCATGGATGGACTTTGTGAAACGACCCGTTGGAAACTTTCCTGGAAAATGTCGCAAACGCAAACGACCACTG CCAGGCCCACCCGGTCCTCCAGGTCCTCCAGGTCCCCAGGGTCCTCCTGGCTCTCCTGGGGCTCAAGTAACCCAGGAAGTTCTCCTGCAGGAGTTCAAAGAGATGATTAAAG AGGCTACAGAGAGGCGAACAGCAGCCTTGGACAGACAAACCAGCCCCAGCCAGCTACCTACAACCATCCTCACCCTGGAGGGGATGACCTCGTACCGCAGAATAGAAGAAGCTTTCCACTGCAAGCTCAAGGGACCCGTAGTGGTCGACAAGAAGACTCTGGTGGAGCTCCAGAACTTTCAGACA CCGCCTGCTAAAGGAGCTTTCCTCAGAGGGTCGGGAATGGACCAGTCAACTGGGAGGTTCACAGCTCCCATCACAGGGATCTACCAGTTCTCTGCTAATGTCCACATTG ATCACAACGAGGTGAAGAGGAGCAAGAGCCAGCTTAAGGCCAGGGACAATGTTCGGGTGTTGATCTGCATCGAATCCCTCTGCCACAGATACAC TTCACTGGAGATGATCGTTGGCTTGGAAAGTAACAGCAAGATATTCACTGTCAGTGTGCAGGGACTGCTGGAGCTGCAG GCTGGGCAGTACACCTCCATATTTGTGGATAACGCGGCCGGTGCTTCCATTACAATACAGAACGGTTCAGATTTCATGGGCATGCTGCTTGGTGTATAG